One part of the Lotus japonicus ecotype B-129 chromosome 2, LjGifu_v1.2 genome encodes these proteins:
- the LOC130735633 gene encoding bidirectional sugar transporter SWEET4-like, with the protein MGTAAIARNIVGIIGNVISFGLFFSPAPTFYGIIKKKSVEEFKPDPYLATLMNCAFWVFYGLPFVHPHSLLVITVNSVGLGFEVVYLTIFYIYSTKKGRKKILLFLLIEAIFFAAIALITMLALHGTRKRSLVVGVLCDVFNVMMYVSPLTIMAKVIKTKSVKYMPFWLSLANFLNGVAWTTYALIHPFDIYVLAGNGIGVISGLVQLILYACYFSYKGDGEGDDKENVDVQLSTLNGSVAI; encoded by the exons ATGGGAACCGCTGCAATAGCTCGTAACATCGTTGGCATCATCG GCAATGTCATCTCCTTCGGCTTGTTCTTCTCACCAGC TCCAACATTCTATGGAATTATAAAGAAGAAATCCGTGGAGGAGTTCAAACCCGATCCTTACCTAGCTACGCTaatgaattgtgcgttttgggTGTTTTATGGATTGCCTTTTGTGCACCCACACAGCCTTTTAGTCATCACTGTTAATAGCGTTGGACTTGGATTCGAGGTCGTTTATCTCACCATATTTTATATCTACTCCACTAAGAAAGGACGG AAAAAAATACTGCTTTTTCTGCTAATTGAGGCTATTTTCTTTGCTGCCATTGCTCTTATAACAATGCTGGCCTTGCATGGCACTCGCAAAAGGTCTTTAGTGGTTGGTGTTCTATGTGATGTCTTCAATGTGATGATGTATGTCTCTCCTCTTACAATCATG GCCAAGGTGATAAAAACTAAGAGCGTGAAGTATATGCCATTTTGGCTCTCACTGGCTAACTTTCTTAATGGTGTGGCTTGGACGACATATGCTCTTATTCACCCCTTTGACATTTATGTCCTG GCGGGCAATGGTATTGGAGTAATCTCTGGACTTGTTCAACTTATACTATATGCTTGCTATTTCTCTTACAAAGGTGATGGTGAAGGCGACGATAAGGAGAATGTCGACGTTCAGCTCTCTACGTTAAACGGAAGCGTTGCAATATGA
- the LOC130739236 gene encoding actin-related protein 4: protein MYGGDEVSAIVIDLGSHTCKAGYAGEDAPKAVFPSVVGAIDQMDIDEADNAEKNSASGTELKNSDKAKGKRKLYVGSQSLGYRRDHMEVLSPLKDGIVADWDIVDSIWDHAFRECLLIDPKEHPMLLAEPSSTSQQQRERTAELMFEKYKAPALFLAKNAVLTSFASGRATSLVVDGGGGSTTVAAVHDGYVLQKAVATSPIGGEFLTDCLMKSLESKGIVMKPRYSFRRKEIRPGEFQTVDLDFPNTTESYKLYSQRVIASDIKECVCRAPDTPYDEKAYSNIPMTPYELPDGQTIEIGADRFKIPDILFNPSLVQSIPGMESFAEIAPSVRGLPQMVIESINKCDVDIRRELFSSILLAGGTASMQQLKERLEKDLLEESPQAARVKVLASGNATERRFSVWIGGSILASLGSFQQMWFSRSEYEEHGASYIQRKCP, encoded by the exons ATGTATGGTGGTG ATGAAGTCTCAGCTATTGTAATTGACTTGGGTTCTCACACCTGTAAAGCTGGTTATGCTGGTGAAGATGCCCCTAAGGCTGTGTTTCCTTCT GTTGTTGGAGCAATTGATCAAATGGATATAGATGAAGCAGATAATGCTGAAAAGAACTCTGCCTCTGGTACAGAATTGAAGAATTCTGATAAAGCCAAGGGAAAGAGGAAATTGTACGTAGGATCTCAGTCCTTGGGATACCGTAGAGACCATATGGAG GTGCTATCTCCATTAAAGGACGGAATTGTCGCTGACTGGGATATTGTTGACAGTATATGGGATCATGCCTTTAG GGAATGCCTATTGATTGACCCGAAAGAGCATCCAATGCTCCTTGCAGAGCCTTCTTCCACCTCTCAACAACAGAGAGAAAG GACAGCAGAGCTTATGTTTGAGAAGTACAAAGCGCCCGCATTATTTTTGGCGAAGAATGCT GTTCTGACTTCTTTTGCATCAGGGCGTGCTACATCATTAGTTGTTGATGG TGGTGGAGGATCAACTACAGTTGCAGCAGTACATGATGGTTATGTTCTTCAAAAG GCTGTGGCTACCTCTCCAATTGGAGGGGAATTTCTTACAGACTGCTTGATGAAAAGCTTGGAAAGCAAGGGTATTGTG ATGAAACCACGGTATTCCTTTAGGCGAAAGGAAATACGCCCTGGAGAGTTTCAG ACCGTAGATCTTGATTTTCCAAATACAACTGAAAGCTACAAACTCTACTCCCAG AGGGTGATTGCTAGTGACATCAAGGAATGTGTGTGCCGTGCTCCAGATACTCCATATGATG AGAAAGCGTATTCAAACATTCCAATGACCCCATACGAGCTTCCTGATGGCCA GACAATTGAGATTGGGGCTGACAGATTTAAGATTCCAGATATTCTTTTCAATCCATCCTTGGTTCAG TCAATTCCTGGCATGGAGAGCTTTGCAGAAATTGCTCCTTCAGTTCGTGGTCTTCCTCAAAtg GTTATAGAAAGCATTAACAAGTGTGATGTAGACATTCGAAGAGAGCTATTTAGTAGCATACTG CTTGCTGGTGGCACAGCTTCAATGCAACAACTGAAGGAACGCCTTGAGAAGGACTTGCTAGAG GAATCCCCTCAAGCTGCTAGGGTAAAAGTATTGGCCAGTGGAAATGCTACTGAAAGAAGGTTTAG TGTTTGGATAGGGGGTAGTATATTGGCTTCTCTTGGCTCCTTTCAACAAATGTGGTTCTCCAGATCCGA GTATGAAGAGCATGGAGCTTCATATATCCAAAGGAAGTGTCCTTGA